Proteins found in one Nitrososphaerales archaeon genomic segment:
- the truD gene encoding tRNA pseudouridine(13) synthase TruD, whose translation MNVPSIDAAIGMEVYSTDIDGIGGAIKQNMEQFFVEELLYNGLLDLSSDADEEHEYPIYILQKEGIDSNHAITEVKIATGLKLKVVGLKDAKAITRQYVGSVRKCSNATPCIVTRHCVLHLLGYTRKPITKANLVGNRFTISVTGSWTNNLEQTLIKFEKIISENRIANFYGYQRFGGSRAVTHLVGREIIRRNFKSAVEIFLSYPSMYDRKEIAKIRAACMDSSNIPHILKIMPKQMDLERILLQELAASNDPFRAIRRLPVTIRRLFVQAYQSYLFNRSLSIAIKRGYDTAVPTDGDICFNIANNRVIGIKRFARNDAYVQVPAIPMVGYAFRDDNKFSSIVKQVMSEENISKDDFYVREMQEVSVEGGLRQASLFCNDFSYTLNESLKLQFGLCKGCYATVLLRELMKPTDPIAAGF comes from the coding sequence ATGAACGTTCCATCTATTGATGCTGCCATAGGAATGGAAGTCTATTCAACAGATATAGACGGAATTGGAGGTGCTATCAAACAAAATATGGAGCAATTTTTTGTTGAAGAACTCTTGTATAACGGATTGCTCGATCTGTCGAGTGATGCTGATGAAGAACACGAATATCCTATATACATATTGCAGAAAGAAGGAATTGATTCTAACCATGCAATCACGGAAGTTAAGATCGCTACCGGCCTGAAGTTAAAAGTAGTGGGACTGAAGGACGCAAAGGCTATAACAAGACAGTATGTTGGTTCAGTTAGAAAGTGCAGCAACGCTACCCCATGTATTGTTACCAGACATTGCGTACTGCACCTATTAGGATATACTAGAAAACCAATTACAAAAGCAAATCTCGTAGGGAATAGATTTACCATTTCCGTCACGGGATCTTGGACGAATAATTTAGAGCAAACCCTTATCAAGTTTGAGAAAATTATTTCGGAAAATCGTATCGCAAACTTCTATGGCTACCAGAGATTTGGGGGTTCGAGGGCGGTAACGCATTTGGTTGGGCGTGAGATTATAAGAAGAAATTTCAAGTCTGCAGTGGAAATATTTCTTTCCTATCCTAGCATGTACGACAGGAAGGAAATAGCAAAGATCAGGGCAGCGTGTATGGATAGCTCAAACATCCCACATATACTAAAAATTATGCCTAAACAAATGGATCTGGAAAGGATTTTGTTGCAAGAGCTCGCTGCAAGCAACGATCCCTTTAGAGCTATCAGAAGGCTACCAGTAACCATTAGGCGCTTATTTGTTCAAGCTTATCAATCATATTTGTTCAACAGATCTTTAAGTATTGCGATCAAAAGAGGGTATGATACAGCAGTGCCAACTGATGGAGACATATGCTTCAATATTGCAAACAATCGTGTTATTGGGATCAAGCGATTTGCTAGAAACGATGCATACGTGCAGGTGCCTGCAATACCAATGGTAGGTTACGCGTTTAGAGATGATAATAAGTTTAGTTCTATTGTAAAACAGGTTATGAGTGAAGAAAATATATCGAAAGATGATTTCTATGTTAGGGAAATGCAGGAGGTTAGCGTGGAGGGCGGTCTTAGACAGGCTTCGTTATTCTGCAATGACTTTTCTTACACGTTAAACGAATCTCTCAAATTACAATTTGGTTTGTGCAAGGGATGTTATGCGACAGTTTTGCTTAGAGAATTGATGAAACCTACAGATCCAATTGCGGCAGGTTTTTAA
- a CDS encoding cation diffusion facilitator family transporter, with product MQLNYAIKRKLSIALAIASAITILEIFGAILSNSIALLSDAGHLFGDVMALSISLLAIGLATKEHTKRLTYGYHRAEILAAFANGITLAVIAGLVVKEAYTRLFDPPSIEPVVLLSIAIIGFAANIIMAFILREARETSINVRAAYVHVFYDAISSIGVIIAGALVATTNYYVIDPIIAFLIAGLIARGAIKILKESVHILLEGTPATVEVKKIVSEIKKIDGVIDIHDLHVWTISSGINALSGHVIVKDQMVSESAKIVDSIREMLKTKFDISHTTVQVESAKDVVRIKDTD from the coding sequence ATGCAACTCAATTACGCCATCAAGCGAAAGTTAAGCATAGCACTTGCTATAGCATCAGCAATAACTATATTGGAGATATTTGGAGCCATTCTTAGTAACAGCATAGCTTTGTTGAGCGATGCAGGACATCTTTTTGGGGATGTTATGGCCCTATCAATTAGTCTCCTTGCAATAGGCTTGGCTACAAAAGAGCATACAAAACGACTGACTTATGGATATCACAGGGCAGAGATTCTTGCTGCCTTCGCAAATGGCATAACACTTGCAGTAATTGCAGGTTTAGTAGTTAAGGAAGCATATACACGCCTGTTTGATCCACCAAGTATAGAGCCGGTAGTTTTGCTCAGCATCGCCATTATAGGATTCGCAGCAAATATCATAATGGCATTTATTCTTAGAGAAGCCAGAGAAACCAGTATTAATGTACGTGCCGCATACGTGCATGTATTTTATGACGCGATATCATCTATAGGTGTTATAATTGCAGGTGCTCTAGTAGCCACTACAAATTATTATGTAATAGATCCTATAATTGCTTTCTTAATAGCGGGTCTTATTGCCAGAGGTGCGATTAAAATACTGAAAGAATCGGTGCATATCTTACTCGAGGGTACACCTGCCACTGTAGAAGTAAAAAAGATAGTATCAGAGATCAAAAAAATTGATGGTGTGATAGATATACATGATTTGCACGTGTGGACCATATCATCTGGCATTAACGCTCTAAGTGGTCATGTCATAGTAAAAGATCAGATGGTGAGCGAATCTGCTAAGATTGTAGACTCGATCCGTGAGATGTTGAAAACGAAGTTCGATATCTCCCATACCACTGTTCAAGTAGAGTCAGCTAAAGATGTGGTGCGTATAAAAGATACTGATTAA
- a CDS encoding 50S ribosomal protein L15e, translating into MYSHITATWQKLWKERSEELKSKAIEWRQQPSMLRIDRPSNISRARRLGYKAKQGFIVVRVRVGRGGMRKQRPKAGRRPKHFGVVRIKQSDSMRKVAERRVAQKHPNMQVIGSYYLHKDGKYYWFECILVDKNHPSIYNDRELKHVLRMS; encoded by the coding sequence ATGTATAGTCACATTACCGCAACATGGCAAAAGCTGTGGAAAGAACGTTCTGAAGAATTGAAATCTAAAGCAATAGAATGGAGACAGCAGCCATCTATGCTTCGAATAGATAGGCCGTCGAACATTTCTAGGGCTAGAAGATTAGGCTACAAAGCGAAACAAGGATTCATAGTAGTAAGAGTTAGAGTTGGAAGGGGTGGTATGAGAAAACAGAGACCAAAGGCGGGGAGAAGACCAAAACACTTTGGCGTAGTAAGAATAAAGCAATCTGATAGCATGCGCAAGGTTGCAGAAAGGCGTGTTGCTCAGAAGCATCCTAACATGCAAGTTATAGGTTCATACTATTTACATAAGGATGGTAAATATTACTGGTTTGAGTGTATCTTGGTTGATAAGAATCATCCAAGCATCTATAATGATAGAGAACTAAAACATGTTCTCCGTATGAGTTGA
- a CDS encoding DNA-binding protein gives MSKPSNEIYIGKKPLMTYVTASIVQLANEPSITIKARGLSITRAVDVSQIILKRMASVGYNLGDVRIGSETLQSQDGKSRNVSTIEIEVKKA, from the coding sequence ATGTCCAAACCATCAAATGAAATCTATATCGGCAAGAAACCGCTGATGACTTATGTCACAGCGTCCATAGTGCAGCTGGCGAACGAACCATCCATAACCATCAAGGCAAGAGGACTGAGTATAACAAGGGCAGTCGATGTCTCTCAGATAATTCTCAAGAGGATGGCATCGGTAGGGTATAACCTAGGCGATGTTAGGATCGGTTCAGAGACGTTGCAATCGCAAGACGGAAAATCGAGAAACGTATCAACAATAGAAATCGAGGTCAAGAAAGCATAG
- a CDS encoding TRAM domain-containing protein yields MTLTKEVHRTGFNRGFSSGPKPVEQGKEYDVNVTEVSRRGDGIARIQGFVIFVKGGQVGQTCKVKITQVGNRFATAEIV; encoded by the coding sequence TTGACTTTAACGAAGGAGGTGCACCGTACGGGATTTAACCGAGGCTTCAGTTCTGGTCCAAAACCAGTTGAGCAAGGTAAGGAATACGATGTAAACGTTACCGAGGTCAGCCGAAGAGGCGATGGCATAGCAAGAATTCAGGGATTCGTTATCTTTGTCAAGGGCGGTCAGGTTGGCCAGACCTGTAAAGTCAAAATTACGCAGGTGGGAAACAGGTTCGCAACGGCTGAGATAGTATAG